From Salarias fasciatus chromosome 5, fSalaFa1.1, whole genome shotgun sequence, a single genomic window includes:
- the LOC115388647 gene encoding ras-related protein rab7-like, with the protein MTSRKKVLLKVIILGDSGVGKTSLMNQYVNKKFSNQYKATIGADFLTKEVMVDDRLVTMQIWDTAGQERFQSLGVAFYRGADCCVLVFDVTAPNTFKTLDSWRDEFLIQASPRDPENFPFVVLGNKIDLENRQVTTKRAQAWCHSKNNIPYFETSAKEAINVEQAFQTIARNALKQETEVELYNEFPEPIKLDRNDRAKPSAESCSC; encoded by the exons atgacatccaGGAAGAAAGTGCTCTTGAAAGTCATCATCCTTGGAGATTCTGG TGTGGGGAAGACCTCCCTCATGAACCAGTATGTGAACAAGAAGTTTAGCAACCAGTACAAAGCGACAATAGGAGCAGACTTCCTCACCAAGGAGGTGATGGTGGATGACCGACTTGTTACAATGCAG ATCTGGGACACAGCTGGCCAGGAGAGGTTCCAGTCTTTGGGCGTGGCGTTCTACCGCGGAGCAGATTgctgtgtgttggtgtttgatGTGACTGCACCAAACACTTTCAAGACACTTGACAGCTGGAGGGATGAATTCCTGATCCAGGCCAGCCCCCGAGACCCGGAGAACTTCCCCTTTGTGGTGCTAGGCAACAAGATCGACCTGGAGAACAGACAG GTGACCACCAAAAGGGCTCAGGCTTGGTGTCATAGCAAGAACAACATCCCCTACTTTGAGACCAGCGCCAAAGAAGCAATCAATGTAGAACAGGCATTCCAGACAATTGCACGTAACGCTCTCAAACAG GAGACAGAGGTGGAGTTGTATAATGAATTTCCAGAGCCCATTAAGCTGGACAGGAACGACAGAGCCAAACCTTCTGCAGAAAGCTGCAGCTGCTAA
- the arpc4 gene encoding actin-related protein 2/3 complex subunit 4: MTATLRPYLNAVRATLQAALCLENFSSQVVERHNKPEVEVRSSKELLLQPVIISRNEKEKVLIEGSINSVRVSIAVKQADEIEKILCHKFMRFMMMRAENFFILRRKPVEGYDISFLITNFHTEQMYKHKLVDFVIHFMEEIDKEISEMKLSVNARARIVAEEFLKNF; this comes from the exons ATG acTGCTACCTTACGCCCCTATCTGAACGCAGTGCGTGCCACGCTGCAGGCCGCCCTCTGCTTGGAGAATTTCTCCTCTCAGGTGGTGGAGAGACACAACAAGCCAGAGGTGGAAGTGAG GAGCAGTAAAGAATTGCTTCTCCAACCAGTAATCATCAGCCGTAATGAAAAGGAGAAGGTTCTGATCGAGGGCTCCATCAACTCAGTCCGAGTCAGCATTGCAGTCAAGCAG GCAGATGAGATTGAGAAGATCTTGTGCCATAAATTCATGCGCTTCATGATGATGAGAGCGGAGAACTTCTTCATCTTGAGGAGAAAGCCAGTGGAG GGTTACGACATCAGCTTTCTCATCACCAACTTCCACACAGAGCAGATGTACAAACATAAACTAGTGGACTTCGTCATTCATTTTATGGAAGAAATAGACAAGGAGATCAGCGAAATGAAGCTGTCTGTTAATGCTAGAGCTCGTATCGTCGCCGAGGAGTTCCTTAAAAAT ttctga